A part of Paenibacillus sp. IHBB 10380 genomic DNA contains:
- a CDS encoding sensor histidine kinase gives MKRKIRIGLKGKVAVLLALLLASVLVVLSTLVLTGIREDQRNRLEQSFAHEAAAANLRVRQEFLTGTRITPDMFMQQSGQRLAVDLGAQSGLAVTLYKADGLFAGTSLPIQPRTDVKDALAYTAKGQSVYITEGDQLLYLAPLYHADELLGTVQFHDSLAEQYAFYSWIQNLFLVTGAAVLVAGFLIGYLYVWRQVNVIARLNQAAKEIGEGKYLVAPQVHRKDELGELAQGIYEMSESISSSVSQLTEEKLKLLGAIARLQELEQQQKQFIGNISHELKTPLTSILAYVDLLEMYRDDPSLLEEARAQIGKEAERLYRLVEKALQLSSMDIYEFETKAEAVQVLPLLQEAVNRLQAKAGRYAVTMEAHLTEGTVWADPENMMHMVLNLLDNAVKYNKPGGAVTLSNHSLKNPNGDDCMIIEVVDTGIGIPADAQSQIFDPFYTVNGDRSRAHGGTGLGLSLVRSLAEKQHGSIRLADSGPNGSRFEIILPIYDLNTEGTLTIHESPDSN, from the coding sequence ATGAAGAGGAAAATACGAATTGGCTTGAAGGGGAAAGTAGCTGTGCTGCTTGCCTTACTGCTCGCGTCCGTTCTGGTTGTACTCAGCACTTTGGTGCTTACGGGGATACGGGAGGATCAGCGTAATCGTCTGGAACAGTCATTTGCTCATGAAGCAGCAGCTGCGAATTTGAGAGTAAGGCAGGAATTTCTGACCGGAACACGAATAACGCCAGATATGTTCATGCAACAGAGCGGTCAGCGGCTTGCGGTTGATCTCGGTGCACAGAGTGGCCTGGCGGTCACCTTATATAAAGCCGATGGTTTATTCGCAGGCACCTCACTCCCGATTCAGCCTAGAACAGATGTTAAGGACGCTTTGGCTTATACAGCCAAAGGACAGTCTGTCTATATAACAGAAGGCGATCAGCTGTTGTATCTAGCCCCACTCTATCATGCGGATGAATTACTTGGAACGGTGCAGTTTCATGATTCGCTTGCAGAACAGTATGCCTTTTATTCGTGGATTCAGAATTTATTTCTCGTAACTGGGGCTGCGGTTCTGGTGGCGGGCTTCCTGATCGGATACTTATATGTCTGGCGTCAGGTGAATGTAATTGCGAGATTGAACCAAGCCGCTAAGGAGATCGGGGAAGGGAAGTATCTCGTTGCTCCTCAGGTCCATAGGAAGGACGAGCTTGGAGAGCTTGCACAAGGGATTTATGAGATGAGCGAAAGTATCTCCTCCTCCGTCAGCCAGCTTACGGAAGAGAAGCTGAAGCTGCTGGGTGCTATCGCACGGTTACAGGAACTGGAACAGCAGCAGAAGCAGTTCATCGGTAACATTAGCCATGAGCTGAAGACGCCGCTCACATCGATTCTTGCTTATGTAGATTTGCTGGAAATGTATCGTGATGATCCGTCTCTATTGGAAGAAGCCAGAGCGCAGATTGGCAAGGAAGCGGAACGCCTGTATAGACTTGTAGAGAAGGCATTGCAGTTGTCCTCAATGGATATCTATGAATTCGAGACAAAGGCGGAAGCTGTTCAGGTGTTGCCGCTACTTCAGGAAGCGGTGAATCGCTTGCAGGCGAAGGCGGGGAGATATGCAGTAACGATGGAAGCCCATTTAACAGAAGGGACCGTATGGGCTGACCCTGAGAATATGATGCATATGGTGCTTAATTTACTAGATAACGCTGTAAAATATAACAAACCTGGAGGAGCCGTGACCCTCTCAAACCATTCGTTGAAGAATCCAAACGGTGATGACTGTATGATTATAGAGGTAGTGGATACCGGCATCGGTATTCCAGCTGATGCGCAGAGCCAGATATTTGATCCCTTCTATACGGTTAACGGAGATCGGTCTAGGGCGCATGGTGGCACGGGACTCGGATTGTCGCTCGTACGCAGTCTGGCTGAGAAGCAGCACGGCTCGATCCGACTCGCCGATTCCGGTCCGAACGGTTCACGGTTTGAAATCATCCTGCCGATATATGATCTAAATACGGAGGGGACTCTAACTATACATGAAAGCCCAGACTCTAATTAA
- a CDS encoding stalk domain-containing protein, producing the protein MKKSIMSLVVIGMTVSGAAGVYAGSNMQKITAYLNHSIGFKVNGAAYIPADSNGKKLAPITYQNTTYLPVRAIADALKVPVAYDSKSDQVLIGSSQSTGNTTSQVNLTEVKYSKEQVKEINKAFANFEHFQAAYAPQQMIKGDTYQMTGASDDSVTLRFSHMTVRISPRDYSDGYESKTVKLSNGSVAKWYTPSDTPMLGFKLDDRIVTISSEDHSLSKVQIEKVAVSVAKLK; encoded by the coding sequence ATGAAAAAATCAATCATGTCTCTGGTCGTAATAGGAATGACTGTATCGGGTGCTGCGGGTGTATATGCAGGAAGTAATATGCAGAAGATCACGGCATATCTTAACCATAGCATTGGGTTTAAAGTGAATGGAGCTGCTTACATTCCAGCAGATAGTAACGGCAAAAAACTAGCTCCAATCACATATCAAAATACGACCTATCTACCTGTGCGAGCGATAGCGGATGCGCTGAAAGTTCCTGTTGCGTATGACAGCAAGAGTGATCAGGTGCTGATTGGAAGCAGTCAGTCAACAGGAAACACTACTTCGCAAGTGAATTTAACAGAGGTGAAGTATAGCAAGGAACAGGTTAAAGAGATCAATAAGGCGTTTGCTAATTTTGAACACTTTCAGGCCGCATATGCTCCACAACAAATGATTAAAGGAGATACCTATCAGATGACTGGTGCTTCGGATGATAGTGTGACTCTGAGATTTAGCCATATGACCGTAAGGATTTCACCGAGAGATTACTCTGACGGTTATGAGAGCAAGACTGTTAAACTATCTAATGGAAGTGTTGCAAAGTGGTATACGCCTAGTGATACGCCAATGTTAGGCTTCAAGCTTGACGATCGGATCGTGACAATCAGCTCGGAAGATCATTCCTTGAGCAAGGTCCAAATCGAGAAGGTAGCGGTAAGCGTAGCTAAGTTGAAGTAA